DNA from Parcubacteria group bacterium CG10_big_fil_rev_8_21_14_0_10_36_14:
GCAAAACCCTTATTCGTGGGTTCGATTCCCGCCCAGGCCTAATCAAAATATCCTGCAATTGTAGGATATTTTGATTATTAGCAGTTTTGTCGGAATCGAACGAAGGGGTGGTAGGGGGAGGAACTCCCCCTACATTTTGAGGAAAGTTATTCGGAAACCCGAAGGTTTCCGAAGGAATGAGGCCGACTCTTTGTCGGCCGAATGACGTGAGATTCCCGCCTAGGCCTCCATTAAAAAATCCTGTTTTTGCGGGATTTTTTAATTTGTAAAAAAGAAAAATTAAAGGTAAGATAAACAATATGAAGAAACTAATCATTATTGATGGTAATGCGCTTTTACACCGCGCATTTCATGCAATTCGTCCGCTTTCCGACCCCCAAGGTCGGATGGTTAATGCTGTTTTTGGGTTTGCGCGTGTTTTGCAAAAAATTATAAAAGATTTTGAACCAAGCCATTTGGTAGTTTGTTGGGATAGAAAAGAAAAAACTTTTAGGCATGAGGCCTATGAAGAATATAAGGCTCAGCGTGAAGCAAAACCGCAAGATCTTTATGACCAAATCCCAATTATAAAAGAAATGCTGGACGCATATTCTATACCCCATTATGATAAAGTCGGTTATGAAGCCGATGACTTGATAGGCACAATTGCTAAAAGATATGAAAAAAAGGTAGATATGGTTTTGATTGTTACGGGAGATATGGACACACTTCAACTCGTTGATGAAAAAATTAATGTTGTTGGATTTATAAAAGGAGTATCAGAAATAAAAAATTATGATATAGACGCGGTTAAAGAAAGGTATGGCCTTTTGCCTGAACAGATGATTGATTTAAAAGCGCTTATGGGCGATCCGTCGGATAATATAAAGGGAGTTCTCGGAATTGGAAAAGTTGGCGCAAGCAAATTGATGCAAAAATACGGAAACATAAATAATATTTATACATCATTAGAAAGCGGAGATATTGATGCGAGTGAAAAAGTAAAAGAGGTTTTGCGTGCGGGCAAACAAGACGCTTACAAAAGCCGAGAGCTTGTTGAAATAGTTAAAGACGTATCAATAGAGATGCCATTGGAAGATATGAGTTTTGGTAATTATAATGAGCAGGCCGTTGATAATTTTTTTATAGAGCTTGGGTTTAGAAGTCTTCTTTCGCATCAGAATATTAAGGATGAAAAGTCAGAGACAGGATTACAAAAGGTTACCTCAACAGAAGATATAAAAAAATTAATAAAAGATATAGAAAAATCAGGCGAATTAGGTTTTTTAATAATAGAAGGACAAGAGGGCCTTTTTGGAAAAGAAATTCAAGAACTATGGCTTTCATTTGATGGGAGATATATAAAGATAACTTTTGGTGTGCTGAAGGCGAAAGAAGTTTTTAATGAGCTTGCTCCGATTTTTAAGAATGAGAAAATAAAAAAAATCGGACATGATATAAAATCGGAAATGCATATTTTGGCAGGCTATGGAGTAGAATTGAATGGTATATATTTCGATACAATGCTTGCGGCATATATTTTAAATTCTGGCACAAGGCGATACGAGATAGAAACGCTTTGTATGGAATATCTAAAAAAACGTCCGGGTGAAACGCTACTTTTCGATATTATAAATTTGAAAAATTTATTTTTGGAAAAATTAAAAAAAGAAAAGTTAGATCGAGTTTTTTTTGATATAGAAATGCCATTGCTTTCAGTATTATTCAGGATGGAAAAGACAGGAATAAAGATTGATGAAAAACTTTTATCTGGTCTTTCTGCTGATTTTGAAAAAAGATTAATGCAGATTGATAAAAAAATATATACATTTGCCGGCGAAGAATTTAATATCGATTCTCCTCAACAGTTGCAGGTTATTTTATATGAAAAATTGGGGTTAAAACCAAAGGGCGGAAGGATAAAACGAGGAAAAACAGGGCTTTCAACTGCAGTGTCAGAATTAACCAAGCTTTTGGGTAGACATGAAATTATTGAATTTATCATGGAACATCGCGAGCTTACAAAGCTGAAAAATACTTATATTGATACCTTGCCTAAACAGATGGATAAAAATAATAGAGTCCATAGTACGTTTAATCAAACAATAACGGCAACCGGTAGACTGTCATCAAGTGAGCCAAATGTACAAAACATTCCGATTAGAACAGAGCTTGGGCGAGGAATTCGTAAGGCATTTATTGCAGACAGTGGTTATGTTTTAGCCTCACTTGATTATTCACAAATAGAGCTTCGTTTAGCGGCCGCCTTGGCAGGCGAGAAGCATATGATTAAAGCTTTTGAACGCGGAGACGATATTCATAGAGAAACAGCAGCAGAGGTTTTTGGCGTAAAACCAGAGGGAGTTACAAAAGAAATGCGAAGAAAAGCAAAGGCAGTTAATTTTGGTGTTTTGTATGGGATGGGCGTGCAAGGTCTTAGCCGAAGTATAAAATCATCTATGGCCGAAGCGCAGGATTTTTTGGATAGATACTATTCTAGCCATCCGGCAATTATGGAATATATTGATAGAACGAAAGCACTGGCTTATAAGATTGGCTACGTTGAAACAATTTTTGGCAGGCGCCGTTATTTACCAGAAATAAAATCTTATATTGAGCCAGTGCGCGCGTCCGCAGAAAGAATGGCAATAAATATGCCGATTCAGGGCACTGCCGCCGATATAATAAAAATGGCGATGATTGAATTGCAGAAAAATGTAGTCAAAGACGACGTGAGAATGGTATTACAAGTGCATGACGAACTAGTTTTTGAAATAAAAAAAGGAAAAGAGAAAAAAGCGGTCAGCACTATAAAAGAAGTGATGGAGCACATCTATAAATTACAAGTCCCGCTGGAGGTGGATGTGGAGATTGGGAATAATTGGAGTTAATGTGTAAACGCTGATTTTATGATTATATTTTTATATGGTTCCGATATATTTCGGGCCAAAGAAAAACTCGAAGAACTAAAAAGCAGATTCCTAGAAAAAAAGAACGGGAATTCTTTTTTAATTTCAACGACTGAAAGCTTGGATTTTGATTTAGCGGATTTTCGCAATAAAGTCTTATCGTCCGGATTTTTTGCCGAAAATAAAATGGCAATTTTGAAAATTCAAGAGAATAAAAAAACAAAAAAGGCAGAAAACAAAATGGAAGAAAAAGAAACCTTGGAAGTTATAAAAAAAATACCGGAAGAAACAATTTTGATTGTTTGGGAACAGAGTGGAGATGAAAAATTTTTAAAAAGCGATTTAGGAAAATATTTACTGAAACAAAAATTTATTTATAGTTTTAATGTTTTATCGGGAAATGAATTAATAGGATGGATTCGTAAACGCGTTGCTTTTTATGGATGTGAAATTGATAATGAATCCGCGATTCTTATTGCAGAAATTTTAGGGAATGATTTATGTAAAATTGATTTAGAAATAAATAAGCTTTGCTTATTTATTATTGGTAGTAAAGAAATTGAAAGTAAGAAAATATCTAGAAAAATTGTAGAAGAACTACTTTCTCGTCAGGCGGAAGAGAATATTTTCAAGTTTATTGAC
Protein-coding regions in this window:
- the polA gene encoding DNA polymerase I; its protein translation is MKKLIIIDGNALLHRAFHAIRPLSDPQGRMVNAVFGFARVLQKIIKDFEPSHLVVCWDRKEKTFRHEAYEEYKAQREAKPQDLYDQIPIIKEMLDAYSIPHYDKVGYEADDLIGTIAKRYEKKVDMVLIVTGDMDTLQLVDEKINVVGFIKGVSEIKNYDIDAVKERYGLLPEQMIDLKALMGDPSDNIKGVLGIGKVGASKLMQKYGNINNIYTSLESGDIDASEKVKEVLRAGKQDAYKSRELVEIVKDVSIEMPLEDMSFGNYNEQAVDNFFIELGFRSLLSHQNIKDEKSETGLQKVTSTEDIKKLIKDIEKSGELGFLIIEGQEGLFGKEIQELWLSFDGRYIKITFGVLKAKEVFNELAPIFKNEKIKKIGHDIKSEMHILAGYGVELNGIYFDTMLAAYILNSGTRRYEIETLCMEYLKKRPGETLLFDIINLKNLFLEKLKKEKLDRVFFDIEMPLLSVLFRMEKTGIKIDEKLLSGLSADFEKRLMQIDKKIYTFAGEEFNIDSPQQLQVILYEKLGLKPKGGRIKRGKTGLSTAVSELTKLLGRHEIIEFIMEHRELTKLKNTYIDTLPKQMDKNNRVHSTFNQTITATGRLSSSEPNVQNIPIRTELGRGIRKAFIADSGYVLASLDYSQIELRLAAALAGEKHMIKAFERGDDIHRETAAEVFGVKPEGVTKEMRRKAKAVNFGVLYGMGVQGLSRSIKSSMAEAQDFLDRYYSSHPAIMEYIDRTKALAYKIGYVETIFGRRRYLPEIKSYIEPVRASAERMAINMPIQGTAADIIKMAMIELQKNVVKDDVRMVLQVHDELVFEIKKGKEKKAVSTIKEVMEHIYKLQVPLEVDVEIGNNWS
- the holA gene encoding DNA polymerase III subunit delta, whose product is MIIFLYGSDIFRAKEKLEELKSRFLEKKNGNSFLISTTESLDFDLADFRNKVLSSGFFAENKMAILKIQENKKTKKAENKMEEKETLEVIKKIPEETILIVWEQSGDEKFLKSDLGKYLLKQKFIYSFNVLSGNELIGWIRKRVAFYGCEIDNESAILIAEILGNDLCKIDLEINKLCLFIIGSKEIESKKISRKIVEELLSRQAEENIFKFIDALAGKNRRLAFLSLQNELSAGAGELALLGMVVRQIRILLQIKSMQGILKKDEVAKELGIHPYVAQKSLQQARNFQDNELKNIYRGLLQIDMAIKSSSSPARAMFDRLISRI